From the genome of Candidatus Methylomirabilota bacterium, one region includes:
- a CDS encoding glycosyl hydrolase family 65 protein yields the protein MAGTVDVLQRCYTGLELRGDVLWLNPRPPDALPRLRLLVRYRGHSLGLDIRRDQVEVSAERCAAPGMKVGLRDRVYELAAGEVKTFGVSARGRQAPSARAVS from the coding sequence ATGGCCGGGACGGTGGACGTCCTGCAGCGGTGCTACACAGGTCTCGAGCTGCGCGGCGACGTGCTGTGGCTCAACCCCCGGCCGCCCGACGCGCTGCCACGCCTCCGGTTGCTCGTCCGCTACCGGGGCCACTCGCTGGGTCTCGACATCCGTCGCGACCAGGTGGAGGTGAGCGCCGAGCGGTGCGCGGCGCCCGGCATGAAGGTGGGCCTCCGCGATCGCGTGTACGAGCTGGCGGCGGGCGAGGTCAAGACGTTCGGCGTTTCCGCGCGCGGCCGACAGGCGCCGTCCGCGCGGGCCGTTTCCTGA
- the hflC gene encoding protease modulator HflC: MKTAVKVGLGLLAVAILLVVAGTFYTLEEGQQAVIVQFGRPVGTPVTDAGLHLKLPFVQDVRRFEKRLLIWDGDPNQIPTKGREFIWVDTTARWRIADAKKFLENVATEAGARSRLDDIIDSVVRDQVSASELVELVRSASWEVPEGEVLEEVPAEVREELKKEVIRGREELTRTILAEARKVIPQYGIELVDVRIKRLNYVESVREKVYARMISERKRIAARFRSEGEGRSAEILGTMEKELRQIRSAAYRRAQEIRGKADAEATQIYGRAYNRNPEFYAFSRTLEAYRDGQNKNSILILTTDSDYYRYLKDASTRAPAQARAPR, encoded by the coding sequence ATGAAGACCGCCGTGAAGGTCGGGCTCGGTCTCCTCGCGGTGGCGATCCTCCTGGTGGTCGCCGGCACCTTCTACACACTGGAGGAGGGCCAGCAGGCGGTTATCGTGCAGTTCGGCCGGCCCGTAGGCACGCCAGTGACCGACGCGGGTCTGCACCTCAAGCTGCCCTTCGTGCAGGACGTCCGGCGCTTCGAGAAGCGCCTGCTCATCTGGGACGGCGATCCCAACCAGATCCCGACCAAGGGGCGGGAGTTCATCTGGGTGGACACCACGGCGCGCTGGCGGATCGCCGACGCCAAGAAGTTCCTGGAGAACGTGGCCACGGAGGCCGGGGCCCGGTCTCGCCTCGACGACATCATCGATTCCGTGGTCCGGGACCAGGTCTCTGCCAGCGAGCTGGTCGAGCTGGTGCGGAGCGCCTCGTGGGAGGTTCCCGAGGGCGAGGTCTTGGAGGAGGTGCCCGCCGAGGTGCGGGAGGAGCTGAAGAAGGAAGTCATCCGCGGCCGCGAGGAGCTCACCCGGACCATCCTGGCTGAGGCCCGGAAGGTCATCCCCCAGTACGGGATCGAGCTGGTGGACGTGCGGATCAAGCGCCTGAACTACGTGGAAAGCGTCCGCGAGAAGGTGTACGCCCGGATGATCTCCGAACGGAAACGGATCGCCGCGCGCTTCCGGTCGGAGGGCGAGGGCCGGAGCGCGGAGATCCTGGGGACGATGGAGAAGGAGCTGCGCCAGATCCGCTCGGCCGCCTACCGGCGGGCCCAGGAGATCCGGGGGAAGGCCGACGCCGAGGCCACGCAGATCTATGGCCGCGCCTACAACCGCAACCCGGAGTTCTACGCCTTTTCGCGGACCCTGGAGGCCTACAGGGACGGGCAGAACAAGAACTCGATCTTGATCCTCACCACGGACAGCGACTACTACCGGTACTTGAAGGACGCGAGCACCCGAGCGCCGGCTCAGGCCCGCGCCCCGCGCTGA
- a CDS encoding ATP-binding protein produces the protein MRADDRMLGAVLEALPDPAVVTDSRRRIVTFGLLAAEVAHESKNALAILWSRIDLMLLEAEEIGLPEVVREDLAVLQRAARRVAATFDSLLGYAAPPQRTDGPVDLSHMVGETLALLERPLTHGGIWVSTDLAPALPSIRGDAEALQELLVNLIVNAHEAMPEGGALHVQTRPTSDRARVRLVVADNGPGLPAEVVGRLWQPFTRTKARGHGHGLASIGRIVRAHGAAIEVQSEPGRGTAFIVTFPARAAGDERGDNQRSVAGPSHRQAGDPQQHEQDQESVADTEKSREHTHAPAGSENSG, from the coding sequence ATGAGAGCCGACGACAGGATGCTCGGTGCAGTCCTGGAGGCGCTGCCGGATCCGGCGGTCGTCACGGATTCACGGCGGCGCATCGTGACGTTTGGCCTCCTGGCGGCGGAGGTCGCCCACGAAAGCAAGAACGCCCTCGCGATCCTGTGGTCCCGGATCGATCTCATGCTGCTCGAGGCCGAGGAGATCGGTCTGCCCGAGGTGGTCCGCGAAGATCTTGCCGTCCTCCAGCGGGCGGCGCGGCGGGTGGCGGCGACCTTCGACAGCCTGCTCGGCTACGCGGCGCCGCCACAGCGAACCGACGGACCAGTGGATCTTTCCCACATGGTCGGGGAGACGCTGGCCCTTCTCGAGCGACCCCTCACCCACGGAGGGATCTGGGTCTCGACGGATCTCGCCCCGGCGCTGCCGTCGATCCGGGGCGATGCCGAAGCCCTCCAGGAGCTACTCGTGAATCTGATCGTGAACGCCCACGAGGCCATGCCCGAGGGTGGGGCGCTGCACGTCCAGACGCGTCCCACATCGGACCGGGCGCGCGTCCGCCTCGTGGTGGCCGACAACGGACCCGGGCTCCCCGCCGAAGTGGTCGGTCGTCTGTGGCAGCCCTTTACGAGGACGAAGGCGAGAGGTCACGGGCACGGCCTTGCTTCCATCGGGCGCATCGTTCGCGCCCACGGCGCCGCGATCGAGGTCCAGTCGGAGCCTGGTCGGGGAACCGCCTTCATCGTGACCTTCCCGGCGAGGGCGGCCGGCGACGAGCGAGGCGACAACCAGCGCAGCGTCGCTGGTCCCAGCCATCGGCAAGCGGGCGATCCCCAGCAGCACGAGCAAGATCAGGAATCCGTCGCCGACAC
- a CDS encoding Crp/Fnr family transcriptional regulator — protein sequence MATEGLPDRWKKRKSSTPEAWTIRKRPRRGSSSIDVTTFLIRLAGRGAVSQYRKNQVVFAQGDPADAVFYVQTGEVKLTVVSARGKAAIIAILRAGDFFGEGCLAGQPLRMATASALSEASVVRIEKARMTGLLHEDSAFADVFVSYLLSRTIRIEEDLVDQLFNSSEKRLARILLLLAGFGKKRDAEPVIPRVSQEALAEMIGTTRARVSVFMNKFRRLGLIDYNGGLRVHESLMNVIVHD from the coding sequence GTGGCCACCGAGGGGCTGCCCGACCGGTGGAAGAAGCGGAAGTCCTCCACGCCGGAGGCGTGGACGATCCGCAAGCGCCCGCGTCGCGGGTCGTCATCGATCGATGTCACGACGTTCCTGATCAGGCTCGCCGGCCGGGGTGCCGTGTCGCAGTACCGGAAGAACCAGGTCGTCTTCGCGCAGGGAGACCCCGCGGATGCGGTGTTCTATGTTCAGACCGGCGAGGTCAAGCTGACCGTGGTGTCGGCGCGGGGGAAGGCGGCCATCATCGCCATCCTGCGGGCCGGTGACTTCTTCGGTGAGGGATGTCTCGCCGGCCAGCCGCTGCGCATGGCGACGGCGTCCGCGCTGAGCGAGGCGTCCGTGGTGAGGATCGAGAAAGCCCGGATGACGGGCCTCCTGCACGAGGACAGCGCATTCGCGGACGTCTTCGTGTCCTATCTGCTGTCCCGGACGATCCGCATCGAAGAGGATCTCGTGGATCAGCTCTTCAATTCGAGCGAGAAGCGCCTGGCCCGGATCCTCCTGTTGCTCGCGGGATTTGGCAAGAAACGGGATGCGGAACCGGTGATCCCGAGAGTCAGCCAGGAAGCCCTGGCGGAGATGATCGGCACGACACGGGCGCGGGTCAGTGTGTTCATGAACAAGTTCCGGCGGCTCGGGCTCATCGACTACAACGGCGGCCTGCGCGTGCACGAGTCGCTCATGAACGTGATCGTGCACGACTGA
- the hflK gene encoding FtsH protease activity modulator HflK: protein MEDDDRGTRRPVPDFERALDEVRNLLAGFGSWRLVAGAAVVLVAILVWSSWFTVQPEETGVVQRFGAVVRSVGPGLHFKLPYGIETVRLIPTARVLKEEFGFRTVATRAGQRTQYEDNKALKDESLMLTGDLNVIDVQWIVQYRIEDPVRYLFRVRESQQTIRDVAEAVMRQIVGNRLGSDVLTVGRVAVSTEMKEEMQKILSAYETGVRLVTVELQDVTPPDSVKPAFNEVNEARQDRERTINQAQEQANREIPKARGEAARTITEAEGHAVERVNRASGEATRFLAILDQYQAAPEVTRRRLYLEALGAILPEAKALYIVDGDQKALVPWLQMGSGDGLPAGGK from the coding sequence ATGGAGGACGACGACCGGGGAACCCGTAGGCCCGTACCCGATTTCGAGCGCGCGCTCGACGAGGTGCGGAATCTCCTGGCCGGGTTCGGGAGCTGGCGGCTCGTCGCGGGCGCCGCCGTCGTGCTCGTCGCGATCCTGGTCTGGTCGAGCTGGTTCACCGTGCAACCCGAGGAAACGGGCGTGGTCCAGCGCTTCGGGGCGGTGGTCCGGAGCGTGGGTCCAGGTCTCCACTTCAAGCTCCCCTACGGGATCGAGACGGTCCGCCTGATCCCGACCGCCAGGGTCCTCAAGGAGGAGTTCGGCTTCCGGACCGTGGCCACCCGAGCTGGGCAGCGGACGCAGTACGAGGACAACAAGGCCCTGAAGGACGAGTCGCTGATGCTCACCGGCGACCTGAACGTGATCGACGTCCAGTGGATCGTGCAGTACCGGATCGAGGACCCGGTGCGCTACCTCTTCCGGGTGCGGGAGTCCCAGCAGACCATCCGGGACGTCGCCGAGGCGGTCATGCGCCAGATCGTCGGCAACCGGCTGGGCAGCGACGTGCTGACGGTCGGCCGGGTGGCGGTGTCCACCGAGATGAAGGAAGAGATGCAGAAGATCCTCAGCGCCTACGAGACCGGCGTGCGCCTGGTGACGGTAGAGCTCCAGGACGTGACGCCCCCGGATTCCGTCAAGCCTGCCTTCAACGAGGTGAACGAGGCGCGGCAGGACCGGGAACGGACGATCAACCAGGCCCAGGAGCAGGCGAACCGGGAGATCCCCAAGGCCCGGGGCGAGGCGGCCCGCACGATCACCGAGGCCGAGGGCCACGCCGTCGAGCGCGTCAACCGGGCCAGTGGGGAAGCCACGCGATTCCTGGCCATCCTGGACCAGTATCAGGCGGCGCCGGAGGTCACTCGCCGGCGCCTGTACCTGGAGGCGCTGGGCGCGATCCTGCCGGAGGCGAAGGCCCTCTACATCGTCGACGGCGATCAGAAGGCGCTGGTGCCCTGGTTGCAGATGGGCTCGGGTGACGGGCTCCCTGCGGGAGGGAAGTAG
- a CDS encoding cation-translocating P-type ATPase — MGTTALQRDLAAPYRHGVDDVVAALATDAERGLSEAEAQARLDRHGRNELTAETPVPAWRKFIAQFRDVLVILLLVATAISAGLWLYERDTVLPYEAMAILAVVLLNAIMGYIQQSRAEHAVAALRQMSAAHASVVRDGVRRRIPAAEVVPGDVMLVEEGDTIPADARVIRESALQTAEAALTGESLPVAKDTLPITEEVGLGDRHNMVFSGTAATYGHGRAVVVATGMRTEMGRIAGMLREAPVETTPLQRELARVGRVLAIIVLVIAIVMITTILLMEDVRGISAVFDVLILGVALAVAAVPEGLPAVVTAVLSLGVQRMARRNAIVRHLAAVETLGSADVIASDKTGTLTKNEMTVRAVVTAGGRVSFEGTGYEPRGEVHRAGGGEIEGALRVELVRSLAAADRANNAVLQEREGRWTVQGDPTEGALIVAARKAGLEDEALGGRFVRVAEVPFSSERKLMSTIHTDARAAERLLAFTKGAPDVLLARCSRELFGETIRPLTAERRREIQATNEALAGEALRTLGVAFRSLPSDGFQRDEVDERVEQDLVFLGLIGMMDPPREEAREAVARARRAGIRPLMITGDHPKTAAVVAAELGIATDGRVVTGAELERMPDAELAQTVQEVAVYARVNPEHKLRIVKALQRQGATVAMTGDGVNDAPALKTADIGVAMGIAGTDVARGAADMVLADDNFASIVAAVEEGRAIFANIRKFLRYLLSSNLGEVMTMFFGVLLADAIGLGSAEAGGVVLPLLATHILWINLVSDGAPALALGADPADPGVMNEPPRARREGAITGRMWAGIVFVGAIVAAGTLLVLDASLPGGLIDGAGSLRYAQTMAFTTLLFFSLFNVFNARSDERSAFADLWSNAWLWGAIALSLVLQAAVIYVPFLQQAFSTVTLTGGDWLLCAAVGSSVLWLRELSKIAIRARALSG, encoded by the coding sequence GTGGGCACCACCGCTCTGCAGCGAGACCTCGCGGCCCCGTACCGTCACGGGGTCGACGACGTCGTGGCCGCGCTCGCCACCGACGCCGAGCGCGGCCTGAGCGAGGCGGAGGCCCAGGCGCGGCTCGACCGCCACGGCCGGAACGAGCTGACGGCGGAGACGCCCGTCCCCGCTTGGCGGAAGTTCATCGCCCAGTTCCGGGACGTGCTGGTCATCCTGCTGCTCGTCGCGACGGCGATCTCGGCCGGGCTGTGGCTGTACGAGCGCGACACGGTCCTGCCCTACGAGGCGATGGCGATCCTCGCCGTCGTCCTCCTCAACGCGATCATGGGCTACATCCAGCAGTCGCGGGCCGAGCACGCGGTGGCGGCGTTGCGCCAGATGTCCGCGGCCCACGCCTCCGTCGTCCGGGACGGCGTGCGGCGCCGCATCCCGGCGGCCGAGGTGGTGCCCGGCGACGTCATGCTGGTCGAGGAAGGCGACACGATCCCCGCCGACGCCCGGGTGATTCGGGAATCGGCCCTGCAGACCGCGGAGGCGGCGCTCACCGGCGAGAGCCTGCCGGTGGCGAAGGACACGCTGCCGATCACCGAGGAGGTCGGTCTCGGCGACCGCCACAACATGGTCTTCAGCGGCACCGCGGCGACGTACGGACACGGGCGGGCGGTCGTGGTGGCGACCGGGATGCGGACCGAGATGGGACGCATCGCGGGCATGCTGCGGGAAGCGCCGGTGGAGACCACGCCCCTGCAGCGGGAGCTCGCGCGCGTCGGTCGGGTGCTGGCCATCATCGTCCTCGTCATCGCGATCGTGATGATCACGACGATCCTCCTGATGGAGGACGTGCGCGGGATCTCGGCGGTGTTCGACGTGCTGATCCTGGGGGTCGCGCTGGCGGTAGCGGCGGTGCCGGAGGGGTTGCCGGCCGTGGTGACCGCGGTGCTGTCGCTCGGCGTGCAGCGTATGGCGAGACGCAACGCCATCGTGCGCCATCTCGCCGCTGTCGAGACCCTCGGCTCGGCCGACGTCATCGCCTCCGACAAGACCGGCACACTGACGAAGAACGAGATGACCGTGCGGGCGGTGGTCACGGCCGGCGGGCGCGTCAGCTTCGAGGGCACCGGGTACGAGCCGCGGGGTGAGGTGCACCGGGCCGGCGGCGGCGAGATCGAGGGCGCCCTGCGGGTCGAGCTCGTGCGCAGCCTGGCCGCCGCCGACCGGGCCAACAACGCCGTCCTGCAGGAGCGTGAGGGACGGTGGACGGTACAGGGTGACCCGACCGAAGGCGCGCTGATCGTCGCCGCGCGCAAGGCCGGGCTCGAGGACGAGGCGCTCGGGGGGCGCTTCGTCCGCGTCGCGGAAGTGCCCTTCTCCTCCGAGCGCAAGCTGATGAGCACGATCCATACCGACGCGCGGGCCGCGGAGCGCCTGCTCGCCTTCACGAAAGGCGCGCCGGACGTCCTGCTCGCCCGCTGCTCGCGGGAGCTGTTCGGCGAAACGATCAGGCCGCTCACCGCCGAGCGCCGCCGGGAGATCCAGGCGACGAACGAGGCGCTGGCCGGCGAGGCACTGCGCACGCTGGGGGTCGCCTTCCGGTCGCTGCCGAGCGACGGATTCCAGCGCGACGAGGTGGACGAGCGCGTCGAGCAGGATCTCGTCTTTCTGGGCCTCATCGGCATGATGGATCCCCCGCGAGAAGAGGCGAGGGAGGCCGTCGCCCGCGCCAGGCGTGCCGGCATTCGCCCGCTCATGATCACCGGCGATCATCCGAAGACGGCGGCCGTCGTCGCCGCCGAGCTCGGCATCGCGACGGACGGACGCGTCGTCACCGGTGCGGAGCTCGAGCGGATGCCGGACGCCGAGCTGGCGCAGACCGTCCAGGAGGTGGCCGTCTATGCCCGCGTCAACCCCGAGCACAAGCTGCGGATCGTCAAGGCGCTGCAGCGACAGGGCGCGACGGTGGCGATGACCGGCGACGGCGTCAACGATGCGCCGGCCTTGAAGACCGCAGACATCGGCGTGGCAATGGGCATCGCGGGGACGGACGTGGCCAGGGGGGCCGCCGACATGGTGCTCGCCGACGACAACTTCGCCTCCATCGTGGCCGCCGTCGAGGAGGGCCGGGCGATCTTCGCGAACATCCGGAAGTTCCTGCGGTACCTGCTGTCGTCGAACCTGGGCGAGGTCATGACGATGTTCTTCGGCGTGCTGCTGGCCGACGCGATCGGGCTGGGGTCGGCCGAAGCCGGCGGCGTCGTGCTCCCGCTGCTGGCCACGCACATCCTGTGGATCAACCTGGTGTCGGACGGCGCGCCCGCTCTGGCCCTGGGAGCGGACCCGGCGGATCCCGGCGTGATGAACGAGCCCCCCCGCGCGCGCAGGGAAGGCGCCATCACCGGCCGCATGTGGGCGGGCATCGTGTTCGTGGGAGCGATCGTCGCGGCCGGGACCCTGCTCGTGCTCGATGCGAGCCTCCCCGGTGGCCTGATCGACGGCGCGGGTAGCCTGCGGTACGCGCAGACGATGGCGTTCACGACGCTGCTGTTCTTTTCGCTCTTCAACGTCTTCAACGCGCGGTCCGACGAGCGCAGCGCGTTCGCCGACCTCTGGTCGAACGCGTGGTTGTGGGGGGCGATCGCGTTGTCGCTCGTGCTGCAGGCGGCGGTGATCTACGTCCCGTTCCTCCAGCAGGCGTTTTCGACCGTGACCCTCACCGGCGGGGACTGGTTGCTCTGCGCGGCGGTCGGCAGCTCCGTGCTCTGGCTTCGCGAGCTGAGCAAGATCGCGATAAGGGCCAGGGCACTCTCTGGATAA